The following are from one region of the Etheostoma spectabile isolate EspeVRDwgs_2016 chromosome 15, UIUC_Espe_1.0, whole genome shotgun sequence genome:
- the LOC116702723 gene encoding G-protein coupled receptor family C group 5 member C isoform X1: MQSCICLFNYQDVFLVALFDICSEAMGPTSAPKGCDSSISSIYYNLCDLTTLWGVVVEAFAAAGLVTSFVLLVVLIASLPFVTDKKRKGMVVLQAGFLVFTLGLFGLTFAFIVGRYSTSCAARRFLFGVLFSGCLACLVMHGLWLALLKQRGRGPRSWMLCLGALGLWMVEVIINTEWLIITVVRSPPGGVIIPDMLCSIANQDFVMALIYVMVLLIAVLLMAGPSLTHKHKHWRRDGAFILVTGLFTLAVWVVWIVLYIHGNRVAGNPSWDDPTLAVAVVLNAWVFLFLYTIPGICVLTQKDPDQEQPFDGEAVYPARSLVYDNILKEPEPLHLNVYMENKAFTMDEPPIVPSKPISPYGAYNGQLRSCVYQPTEIALIAKGMTKMDQDAMMPRARAPSLNPGCGSSQPRSAESALF; this comes from the exons ATGCAAAGTTGCATTTGCTTGTTCAATTATCAGGATGTTTTTCTTGTTGCACTTTTCGATATCTGCAGTGAAGCCATGGGACCGACCAGTGCACCAAAAGGATGTGATTCCAGTATCAGCTCCATATATTACAACCTGTGTGACCTGACTACACTGTGGGGGGTGGTTGTGGAGGCCTTTGCTGCTGCTGGTTTGGTGACTTCCTTTGTTCTGTTGGTCGTCCTCATTGCCAGTTTACCATTTGTGACAGACAAGAAGAGAAAGGGTATGGTGGTCCTGCAGGCCGGGTTTCTTGTGTTTACTCTGGGACTCTTTGGGCTCACTTTTGCCTTCATTGTGGGTCGGTACTCCACCAGCTGTGCTGCACGGAGGTTCCTCTTTGGAGTACTATTCTCAGGTTGTCTAGCCTGCCTGGTCATGCATGGGTTGTGGCTTGCCCTGCTGAAGCAGAGAGGCCGGGGGCCCAGGAGCTGGATGTTATGCCTGGGAGCCCTGGGTCTGTGGATGGTCGAGGTGATTATCAACACTGAGTGGCTTATCATCACTGTGGTCAGAAGCCCACCCGGAGGTGTAATCATCCCTGACATGTTGTGCAGCATTGCTAACCAGGACTTTGTGATGGCCCTGATCTATGTGATGGTTCTGCTCATAGCTGTGTTGCTGATGGCTGGGCCTTCACTGACACACAAGCACAAGCACTGGCGCCGAGATGGAGCCTTCATCCTGGTCACAGGACTCTTCACCTTGGCCGTCTGGGTAGTTTGGATTGTCTTGTACATCCATGGAAACAGAGTGGCAGGAAATCCCAGCTGGGATGATCCTACTCTGGCTGTAGCCGTGGTGTTGAATGCCTGGGTGTTCCTCTTCCTCTACACCATCCCAGGAATCTGTGTACTAACCCAGAAGGACCCAGACCAGGAGCAGCCATTTGATGGAGAAGCTGTTTATCCTGCCAGAAGTCTGGTTTATGACAATATCCTTAAGGAGCCAGAGCCACTCCACCTGAACGTATACATGGAAAATAAAGCCTTCACTATGGATGAGCCTCCAATAG TACCTTCAAAGCCAATTTCTCCATACGGTGCTTATAATGGTCAGCTACGAAGTTGTGTGTACCAGCCAACTGAAATAGCCCTGATTGCCAAGGGTATGACTAAG ATGGACCAAGATGCGATGATGCCTCGAGCCCGAGCCCCCTCTTTAAATCCAGGATGTGGCAGCTCCCAGCCTCGGTCCGCCGAATCCGCGCTGTTTTAA
- the LOC116702723 gene encoding G-protein coupled receptor family C group 5 member C isoform X2 → MGPTSAPKGCDSSISSIYYNLCDLTTLWGVVVEAFAAAGLVTSFVLLVVLIASLPFVTDKKRKGMVVLQAGFLVFTLGLFGLTFAFIVGRYSTSCAARRFLFGVLFSGCLACLVMHGLWLALLKQRGRGPRSWMLCLGALGLWMVEVIINTEWLIITVVRSPPGGVIIPDMLCSIANQDFVMALIYVMVLLIAVLLMAGPSLTHKHKHWRRDGAFILVTGLFTLAVWVVWIVLYIHGNRVAGNPSWDDPTLAVAVVLNAWVFLFLYTIPGICVLTQKDPDQEQPFDGEAVYPARSLVYDNILKEPEPLHLNVYMENKAFTMDEPPIVPSKPISPYGAYNGQLRSCVYQPTEIALIAKGMTKMDQDAMMPRARAPSLNPGCGSSQPRSAESALF, encoded by the exons ATGGGACCGACCAGTGCACCAAAAGGATGTGATTCCAGTATCAGCTCCATATATTACAACCTGTGTGACCTGACTACACTGTGGGGGGTGGTTGTGGAGGCCTTTGCTGCTGCTGGTTTGGTGACTTCCTTTGTTCTGTTGGTCGTCCTCATTGCCAGTTTACCATTTGTGACAGACAAGAAGAGAAAGGGTATGGTGGTCCTGCAGGCCGGGTTTCTTGTGTTTACTCTGGGACTCTTTGGGCTCACTTTTGCCTTCATTGTGGGTCGGTACTCCACCAGCTGTGCTGCACGGAGGTTCCTCTTTGGAGTACTATTCTCAGGTTGTCTAGCCTGCCTGGTCATGCATGGGTTGTGGCTTGCCCTGCTGAAGCAGAGAGGCCGGGGGCCCAGGAGCTGGATGTTATGCCTGGGAGCCCTGGGTCTGTGGATGGTCGAGGTGATTATCAACACTGAGTGGCTTATCATCACTGTGGTCAGAAGCCCACCCGGAGGTGTAATCATCCCTGACATGTTGTGCAGCATTGCTAACCAGGACTTTGTGATGGCCCTGATCTATGTGATGGTTCTGCTCATAGCTGTGTTGCTGATGGCTGGGCCTTCACTGACACACAAGCACAAGCACTGGCGCCGAGATGGAGCCTTCATCCTGGTCACAGGACTCTTCACCTTGGCCGTCTGGGTAGTTTGGATTGTCTTGTACATCCATGGAAACAGAGTGGCAGGAAATCCCAGCTGGGATGATCCTACTCTGGCTGTAGCCGTGGTGTTGAATGCCTGGGTGTTCCTCTTCCTCTACACCATCCCAGGAATCTGTGTACTAACCCAGAAGGACCCAGACCAGGAGCAGCCATTTGATGGAGAAGCTGTTTATCCTGCCAGAAGTCTGGTTTATGACAATATCCTTAAGGAGCCAGAGCCACTCCACCTGAACGTATACATGGAAAATAAAGCCTTCACTATGGATGAGCCTCCAATAG TACCTTCAAAGCCAATTTCTCCATACGGTGCTTATAATGGTCAGCTACGAAGTTGTGTGTACCAGCCAACTGAAATAGCCCTGATTGCCAAGGGTATGACTAAG ATGGACCAAGATGCGATGATGCCTCGAGCCCGAGCCCCCTCTTTAAATCCAGGATGTGGCAGCTCCCAGCCTCGGTCCGCCGAATCCGCGCTGTTTTAA
- the ccdc137 gene encoding coiled-coil domain-containing protein 137 isoform X1, with product MGKNKKNKTKESGTTASKAGQHSRSHNSDKKLKRDGKPKKAKQDHLEHIPFKLREIMKSKERMKTGSLNTKKLKEAISPKGKPEDSESGDIPVPHFRRGKTESEKAYLWRMENETKHVLFLTKNQVDRKPELDEDKQERPADTGKSEKKKEHDKVRLQRLHQKKLDRQEDQMEKERFVDYVPFGEVAMAPPSFSTKPKKAPVRAQKASKELLLNSLLGHTVISTAKPSMARQRIMEEERERAVEAYRILKKQKQQQHEARAANLEKLKNPQ from the exons ATGGGGAAGAATAAGAAGAACAAAACCAAGGAGTCGGGTACAACGGCGAGCAAAGCCGGACAACATTCAAG GAGTCACAACAGTGATAAGAAGCTCAAACGAGATGGTAAACCCAAGAAAGCCAAACAAGACCACCTCGAACACATCCCCTTTAAACTACGAGAGATAATGAAGAGCAAAGAGAGAATGAAAACTGGATCCTTGAACACCAAAAAGCTTAAAGAGG CCATCTCCCCTAAAGGTAAACCAGAGGATTCCGAAAGTGGAGACATACCTGTCCCACATTTCAGGAGGGGAAAGACGGAAAGTGAGAAAGCATACCTGTGGCGCATGGAGAATGAGACAAAACACGTCCTGTTTCTCACAAAGAACCAAGTAGACAGAAAGCCTGAGCTGGATGAAGACAAACAAGAGAGGCCCGCAGACACGGGCAAGTCTGAGAAAAAGAAGGA GCATGATAAAGTCAGATTACAGAGGCTACATCAGAAAAAGTTGGACAGACAAGAGGACCAGATGGAAAAAGAGAGGTTTGTAG attATGTTCCCTTTGGTGAAGTTGCAATGGCCCCGCCGTCTTTCAGCACCAAACCCAAGAAAGCGCCAGTCAGAGCTCAG AAGGCATCAAAGGAGCTGCTTCTTAACTCTCTCTTAGGCCATACTGTGATCTCCACAGCCAAGCCCTCCATGGCCAGACAGAGGAtcatggaggaggagagggaacgAGCAGTGGAGGCCTACCGCATTCttaagaaacagaaacaacagcAGCATGAGGCCAGGGCTGCCAATCTGGAAAAACTTAAGAACCCTCagtga
- the ccdc137 gene encoding coiled-coil domain-containing protein 137 isoform X2, whose protein sequence is MGKNKKNKTKESGTTASKAGQHSSDKKLKRDGKPKKAKQDHLEHIPFKLREIMKSKERMKTGSLNTKKLKEAISPKGKPEDSESGDIPVPHFRRGKTESEKAYLWRMENETKHVLFLTKNQVDRKPELDEDKQERPADTGKSEKKKEHDKVRLQRLHQKKLDRQEDQMEKERFVDYVPFGEVAMAPPSFSTKPKKAPVRAQKASKELLLNSLLGHTVISTAKPSMARQRIMEEERERAVEAYRILKKQKQQQHEARAANLEKLKNPQ, encoded by the exons ATGGGGAAGAATAAGAAGAACAAAACCAAGGAGTCGGGTACAACGGCGAGCAAAGCCGGACAACATTCAAG TGATAAGAAGCTCAAACGAGATGGTAAACCCAAGAAAGCCAAACAAGACCACCTCGAACACATCCCCTTTAAACTACGAGAGATAATGAAGAGCAAAGAGAGAATGAAAACTGGATCCTTGAACACCAAAAAGCTTAAAGAGG CCATCTCCCCTAAAGGTAAACCAGAGGATTCCGAAAGTGGAGACATACCTGTCCCACATTTCAGGAGGGGAAAGACGGAAAGTGAGAAAGCATACCTGTGGCGCATGGAGAATGAGACAAAACACGTCCTGTTTCTCACAAAGAACCAAGTAGACAGAAAGCCTGAGCTGGATGAAGACAAACAAGAGAGGCCCGCAGACACGGGCAAGTCTGAGAAAAAGAAGGA GCATGATAAAGTCAGATTACAGAGGCTACATCAGAAAAAGTTGGACAGACAAGAGGACCAGATGGAAAAAGAGAGGTTTGTAG attATGTTCCCTTTGGTGAAGTTGCAATGGCCCCGCCGTCTTTCAGCACCAAACCCAAGAAAGCGCCAGTCAGAGCTCAG AAGGCATCAAAGGAGCTGCTTCTTAACTCTCTCTTAGGCCATACTGTGATCTCCACAGCCAAGCCCTCCATGGCCAGACAGAGGAtcatggaggaggagagggaacgAGCAGTGGAGGCCTACCGCATTCttaagaaacagaaacaacagcAGCATGAGGCCAGGGCTGCCAATCTGGAAAAACTTAAGAACCCTCagtga
- the tspan10 gene encoding tetraspanin-10 isoform X1, translated as MKRYFSTTRIYLPWSRRDTTHNESSPLIPKKASSEKEDIEELGNVTPELHQAGPNNGQDNNSPAFTSIQPHYRYSFMDYFLKYFLFLCNLVFTVLGLVVLGLGMWGLISKESFAQEKIGNIGTDPMLILVTLGFVLTMLCLSGCVGAIRENCSLLKLFSAAVLVLISGQVLAAIVAYSLQDQVGGYLRSGMLAAMVRYQDDLDLRFITDEIQTNLQCCGADNYRDWEHNIYYNCSAPGVLACGVPATCCVDPLENGTVWNSQCGLGAQLLDEFSAQSVIFLGGCLGGMSRWIEQHEGLIGTVGIVVLGVQILTLFITTRLLESIQWHKVYL; from the exons ATGAAGAGATATTTCAGTACAACAAGAATTTACTTGCCGTGGTCGAGGAGGGACACCACACATAATGAGTCTAGTCCGCTCATTCCAAAG AAGGCAAGCTCGGAAAAAGAGGACATTGAGGAGCTTGGCAATGTCACCCCTGAATTACACCAAGCAGGGCCAAACAACGGACAAGACAACAACAGCCCTGCATTCACAAGCATCCAACCACACTACAGATATTCATTTATGGACTATTTCCTGAAATACTTTCTGTTCCTGTGCAATCTAGTGTTCACAGTTCTGGGCCTGGTGGTCCTTGGTCTGGGTATGTGGGGCCTAATTAGCAAAGAGTCGTTTGCTCAGGAAAAGATCGGCAATATCGGCACTGACCCAATGCTGATACTTGTGACTCTGGGCTTTGTGCTAACTATGCTGTGTCTGTCAGGCTGCGTGGGCGCCATAAGAGAGAACTGCTCTTTACTGAAGCTGTTCTCTGCAGCAGTATTGGTGCTCATCTCAGGCCAGGTTCTGGCTGCCATTGTTGCCTACAGTCTGCAAGATCAGGTTGGAGGCTACCTGCGATCAGGGATGTTAGCTGCAATGGTGCGCTACCAGGATGATCTGGATCTGAGGTTCATCACGGACGAGATTCAGACAAATCTGCAGTGTTGTGGGGCAGATAACTACCGTGACTGGGAGCACAACAT ATATTACAACTGCTCAGCTCCAGGAGTGCTGGCTTGTGGCGTGCCAGCAACATGCTGTGTGGATCCTTTGGAGAACGGCACAGTGTGGAACTCTCAGTGTGGTTTAGGAGCCCAGCTGCTGGATGAGTTTAGTGCTCAGAGTGTGATTTTCCTGGGCGGCTGTTTGGGGGGAATGTCCCGCTGGATCGAGCAGCATGAAGGCCTGATAGGGACAGTTGGAATCGTCGTACTGGGCGTCCAGATTCTGACTTTGTTTATCACTACACGACTGTTAGAAAGCATCCAATGGCATAAAGTTTACTTATAA
- the tspan10 gene encoding tetraspanin-10 isoform X2, which yields MKRYFSTTRIYLPWSRRDTTHNESSPLIPKASSEKEDIEELGNVTPELHQAGPNNGQDNNSPAFTSIQPHYRYSFMDYFLKYFLFLCNLVFTVLGLVVLGLGMWGLISKESFAQEKIGNIGTDPMLILVTLGFVLTMLCLSGCVGAIRENCSLLKLFSAAVLVLISGQVLAAIVAYSLQDQVGGYLRSGMLAAMVRYQDDLDLRFITDEIQTNLQCCGADNYRDWEHNIYYNCSAPGVLACGVPATCCVDPLENGTVWNSQCGLGAQLLDEFSAQSVIFLGGCLGGMSRWIEQHEGLIGTVGIVVLGVQILTLFITTRLLESIQWHKVYL from the exons ATGAAGAGATATTTCAGTACAACAAGAATTTACTTGCCGTGGTCGAGGAGGGACACCACACATAATGAGTCTAGTCCGCTCATTCCAAAG GCAAGCTCGGAAAAAGAGGACATTGAGGAGCTTGGCAATGTCACCCCTGAATTACACCAAGCAGGGCCAAACAACGGACAAGACAACAACAGCCCTGCATTCACAAGCATCCAACCACACTACAGATATTCATTTATGGACTATTTCCTGAAATACTTTCTGTTCCTGTGCAATCTAGTGTTCACAGTTCTGGGCCTGGTGGTCCTTGGTCTGGGTATGTGGGGCCTAATTAGCAAAGAGTCGTTTGCTCAGGAAAAGATCGGCAATATCGGCACTGACCCAATGCTGATACTTGTGACTCTGGGCTTTGTGCTAACTATGCTGTGTCTGTCAGGCTGCGTGGGCGCCATAAGAGAGAACTGCTCTTTACTGAAGCTGTTCTCTGCAGCAGTATTGGTGCTCATCTCAGGCCAGGTTCTGGCTGCCATTGTTGCCTACAGTCTGCAAGATCAGGTTGGAGGCTACCTGCGATCAGGGATGTTAGCTGCAATGGTGCGCTACCAGGATGATCTGGATCTGAGGTTCATCACGGACGAGATTCAGACAAATCTGCAGTGTTGTGGGGCAGATAACTACCGTGACTGGGAGCACAACAT ATATTACAACTGCTCAGCTCCAGGAGTGCTGGCTTGTGGCGTGCCAGCAACATGCTGTGTGGATCCTTTGGAGAACGGCACAGTGTGGAACTCTCAGTGTGGTTTAGGAGCCCAGCTGCTGGATGAGTTTAGTGCTCAGAGTGTGATTTTCCTGGGCGGCTGTTTGGGGGGAATGTCCCGCTGGATCGAGCAGCATGAAGGCCTGATAGGGACAGTTGGAATCGTCGTACTGGGCGTCCAGATTCTGACTTTGTTTATCACTACACGACTGTTAGAAAGCATCCAATGGCATAAAGTTTACTTATAA
- the LOC116703255 gene encoding immunoglobulin lambda-1 light chain isoform X3 has protein sequence MLGTLCTLITALTCVSGVTVVTQKPSVVTVRKGETATMDCNLGTVTKSGARWYKQIPGGAPQYVLRFYHSNSSPTYGSGFSSPKFTSNHQSTSDYRLIINNIEEGDSAVYYCQTWDSSVTEYVFGQGTKLIVTSSSLLPPVLTVFPPSSAELQSNKASLVCLSSQSGPFADVSWLAGGSPVTTGISTSTAVQQPDKTFQISSYLSIQASDWNRDQVYTCRVSLGSQTSEKNISKSNCPTEEQ, from the exons ATGCTGGGGACACTCTGCACTCTCATCACTGCTCTAACAT GTGTGAGTGGTGTGACCGTGGTGACACAGAAGCCTTCTGTCGTCACGGTGAGGAAAGGAGAGACAGCCACCATGGACTGTAACCTGGGGACGGTTACTAAAAGTGGTGCTCGCTGGTATAAACAGATTCCAGGAGGAGCTCCTCAGTATGTACTGAGGTTTTATCACAGCAATAGCTCTCCAACATATGGCTCTGGTTTCTCCTCTCCAAAGTTTACATCTAATCATCAGTCAACATCAGATTATCGTCTGATCATCAACAACATTGAGGAGGGAGACTCAGCAGTGTATTACTGTCAAACATGGGACAGCTCTGTTACAGAGTAC GTATTCGGACAAGGCACCAAGCTGATTGTGACAA gctCCAGCCTCCTTCCTCCTGTCCTGACAGTCTTCCCTCCGTCCAGTGCTGAGCTCCAGTCCAACAAAGCCTCTTTGGTCTGTCTGTCCAGTCAGTCTGGGCCTTTTGCAGATGTGAGCTGGTTGGCTGGTGGGAGTCCAGTGACCACTGGGATCTCTACCAGCACCGCTGTTCAGCAACCAGACAAGACGTTCCAAATCAGCAGCTATCTGTCCATCCAGGCGTCAGACTGGAACAGGGATCAGGTTTACACATGTAGAGTGTCTTTGGGCTCCCAGACCTCAGAGAAAAACATCAGCAAATCCAATTGTCCCACTGAAGAACAGTAG
- the LOC116703255 gene encoding immunoglobulin lambda-1 light chain isoform X2, producing MLGTLCTLITALTYVDAVIVLTQTPAVHTVSTGQEVVLNCNIQRYDGNYVSWYKQVPGEAPQYVLAFHHSISSLNFGSGFSSDRFNSKSSSNVDYQFIIKQTETGDSAQYYCRTWDDSASAAVFGQGTKLIVTSSSLLPPVLTVFPPSSAELQSNKASLVCLSSQSGPFADVSWLAGGSPVTTGISTSTAVQQPDKTFQISSYLSIQASDWNRDQVYTCRVSLGSQTSEKNISKSNCPTEEQ from the exons ATGCTGGGGACACTCTGCACTCTCATCACTGCTCTAACAT ATGTTGATGCAGTAATAGTGCTGACCCAGACGCCTGCTGTCCACACAGTTTCTACAGGACAAGAGGTTGTTCTCAACTGCAACATTCAGAGATATGATGGAAACTATGTCAGTTGGTATAAACAGGTTCCTGGTGAAGCTCCTCAGTATGTTCTGGCGTTTCACCATTCTATCAGTTCCCTCAACTTTGGATCAGGATTCTCCTCAGACCGATTCAACTCTAAATCTTCATCAAACGTTGATTATCAGTTTATCATAaagcagacagagacaggagacTCTGCTCAGTATTACTGTCGGACATGGGATGACTCTGCTTCTGCAGCT GTATTCGGACAAGGCACCAAGCTGATTGTGACAA gctCCAGCCTCCTTCCTCCTGTCCTGACAGTCTTCCCTCCGTCCAGTGCTGAGCTCCAGTCCAACAAAGCCTCTTTGGTCTGTCTGTCCAGTCAGTCTGGGCCTTTTGCAGATGTGAGCTGGTTGGCTGGTGGGAGTCCAGTGACCACTGGGATCTCTACCAGCACCGCTGTTCAGCAACCAGACAAGACGTTCCAAATCAGCAGCTATCTGTCCATCCAGGCGTCAGACTGGAACAGGGATCAGGTTTACACATGTAGAGTGTCTTTGGGCTCCCAGACCTCAGAGAAAAACATCAGCAAATCCAATTGTCCCACTGAAGAACAGTAG
- the LOC116703255 gene encoding immunoglobulin lambda-1 light chain isoform X1, with amino-acid sequence MLGTLCTLITALTYVDAVIVLTQTPAVHTVSTGQEVVLNCNIQRYDGNYVSWYKQVPGEAPQYVLAFHHSISSLNFGSGFSSDRFNSKSSSNVDYQFIIKQTETGDSAQYYCRTWDDSASAAVFGQGTKLIVTSSSLLPPVLTVFPPSSAELQSNKASLVCLSSQSGPFADVSWLAGGSPVTTGISTSTAVQQPDKTFQISSYLSIQASDWNRDQVYTCRVSLGSQTSEKNISKSNCPTEEQ; translated from the exons ATGCTGGGGACCCTCTGCACTCTCATCACTGCTCTAACAT ATGTTGATGCAGTAATAGTGCTGACCCAGACGCCTGCTGTCCACACAGTTTCTACAGGACAAGAGGTTGTTCTCAACTGCAACATTCAGAGATATGATGGAAACTATGTCAGTTGGTATAAACAGGTTCCTGGTGAAGCTCCTCAGTATGTTCTGGCGTTTCACCATTCTATCAGTTCCCTCAACTTTGGATCAGGATTCTCCTCAGACCGATTCAACTCTAAATCTTCATCAAACGTTGATTATCAGTTTATCATAaagcagacagagacaggagacTCTGCTCAGTATTACTGTCGGACATGGGATGACTCTGCTTCTGCAGCT GTATTCGGACAAGGCACCAAGCTGATTGTGACAA gctCCAGCCTCCTTCCTCCTGTCCTGACAGTCTTCCCTCCGTCCAGTGCTGAGCTCCAGTCCAACAAAGCCTCTTTGGTCTGTCTGTCCAGTCAGTCTGGGCCTTTTGCAGATGTGAGCTGGTTGGCTGGTGGGAGTCCAGTGACCACTGGGATCTCTACCAGCACCGCTGTTCAGCAACCAGACAAGACGTTCCAAATCAGCAGCTATCTGTCCATCCAGGCGTCAGACTGGAACAGGGATCAGGTTTACACATGTAGAGTGTCTTTGGGCTCCCAGACCTCAGAGAAAAACATCAGCAAATCCAATTGTCCCACTGAAGAACAGTAG